From the Elusimicrobiota bacterium genome, the window TACGACATCTCTTTGGAAGCGCCGGATTTGGCCAGCACCTTCGTGATGGCCGCCGTAAGCGTGGTTTTACCGTGGTCCACGTGGCCTATCGTGCCCACGTTCACATGCGGTTTTTTTCTGTCAAACTTTGCTTTTGCCATAGTTTTTTACACTCCTGTTTTAAAGGTGTCAGGTTGTCCGCCTTAGGCGGATCGCCTGTTACCCGTTTCTACCTTCCCGTTCCTGTCCTGAAAAATAAGCTGGGGATGGGGATTGAACCCACGACCTTCTCCTTACCATGGAGATGCTCTACCAGCTGAGCTACCCCAGCATCTGTCACACCCTACGCGCACTGCACAGCGCGCAGGGCGGAGTAGCCGCCGGCCTTTAAGTGGTGACGGCCGGTGCGACACGAGGGGAGCTAAGCTCCCCTTCGTCGTTCACTCCGCCGCCTTCGGCGGCCCGTTCACTGAACCCCTCTTATAGGGAACCCGCGCTCACTAACGAAGGTATTCGCGCGGGCTTATAACGGCTGAACACTTTTTCCGATATATAAAGAACTAGACGAGCGGGCGATGGGAATCGAACCCACGTACCAAGCTTGGAAGGCTAGTGTTCTACCATTGAACTACGCCCGCGAACCTATTAATTATATTCATTTATGCCGCCCCAGTCAATTTGAAATTTTATTTGGCATTTTTTTATTTTTCAGGGACCTGCCGGCGTTCGGCCCGGAAGACGGGAGATTATGTCACCGGAGGCGAAAAGTTATTGAGATATCAAGAACCATTCACTATGCCCAGGGAAAGACGCCGGCTCTCTAAATATTCCACCCATTCCGTTTCCTCCAACGCCAGTCCGGCCGCCTTTGATCTTTCAAAATAAAATCCTGCTGCCTTCCTGTCTCCCTGGAGGATCTTAACCAGGGCCATATGGAATAAAGCCGACGGAAAACAGGGCCTTAAATTAATAGCCCGGGTAAGCTGCGCTTCAGCCGCCTTGATGTTTTTTTTGCCAAGTGATATTGCGCCGGCGACATTCCAGGCGCAGGCAAGGGTGGGGTCGGTCCGCAACGCCATTTTCAGCTGTTCATCCCCTTTTTCCGGGAAGCCCCGGGAAAACCATACGCCCGCCATCCGGTAATGCTCAAAGGCGCGCCGGAACGCGCTGCTTTGCACAACCTCGAAAATTTCCGTCTGCTCTTCTTTATCGCTGAAAACCGGGCGGAAAGCGGCCGTCCACCGGAGCGGCCAAAAGTAGGTCTGCCGCCACATTTTCCCTTCATTGTTTTTTTTCGCCCCGTAAACCTCAAGGATCTGAGAAGGCTGAAAAAGCACATGCGTAACGCCCGACCTCAATAGCCGGTACCGGAACTCATCGGCATCGCCAACCGGCAGCGAGAAAATTCCTTTGCGGCCGGTTTCCAGATAAATAAGCGGAGATTTGCCGAGAATTACGGCATCCTGCGCGGTATTTGACTTAAGCCATTCCAAAGCTTTCACGGGGAATGTCAGGTCCGCCGGGCGGACGCCCGCGCAAATCGCCCCTAGTTCCCACGCATGACGGTACGTATAAGTCCCAAAAAGAGAAAGACAAAGGCCCGCGCTAAGAAACAGCCGCCACCGCTGCGATCGCGCTTCCTGCTGTCCTAAAAGCGCCCTGACCGCGAACAGAATTAAAAAAGGGAGGATCGGCAAAACAAATCGCGGCGTGATCGCGGTCCAGAGCACGTGTAAAATCAGATAAGTTAAACAGAAAAGCCCGATGCTGAAAGCCAAATGGCGGCGGGGAAAATCCGGGGCCAGCGCTCGAAACAATCCCCGGATAGCAATTCCAAGACACAGGCACGCTAAGCCTAAACTCAGGATAACCGCCCAGGGTTCGTATGGGAGACGGATCCCCAATAGCCCGTCGACCAGAAAGGTATGGATTACTCTGATGGCGTTCTCGGACAGATTTTTGAAATTGGAGAGATACGGCAATAAATCCCGCCAGAATGAAAAATACGCGCTGGAGGTCCTGGTAAGAAAATAATTACGGAGACTTTGCGCGCCCCAGATCCCCAGCGAGATCCCGGATGATAGTATAAGAGGCCGCCATTTTTTTGCAAGGAACAGTGTGACCGCCACGGAAAAAACCAGAAGGGCACCCACCGGGCGGGTCAGGCAAGCCCAGCCCAGAATAAGTCCTAATAATACTCCGCCTTTGCCTGCGGAACCGTTTAAAACCCGCTCCAGAAGCAGGAATGTGTTTAAGACCAAAAGGATAAATAAGGGTTCCGTCATCACCGCTCCCGAGTAGATCGAAAAGACGGGATTGAACGCCAGCAGCGCCAGCGCGACGGCGGCGGCGCCGGGCGTTAAAAAAAGACAAGCCAGCCTGCTGAAGACAAGCAGGGACGCCAGCGATAACCCGACCGAGACCCACTTGAGCCAATTCCAATGGGGGGCGAATAACTTCACGAACGGGGCCAGGAACAGAGGATAACCGATCCCAAACTTGTTAAACACGGGCATCGCCGGGGCCGAGAGATCAGCGTAGCGGCCCAACCAAAGCGATTTGGCGCCGATAATATAGTATGCGTCATCGTTAAAGCAACCAACGTAGTACCGCGGTAGATAAAAGACGTAGAGGAACAGCGCCGCTAAGAGGAGGCACGGGAGGCAAACACGGATAGAGAAGATGCGAGTGATGTTCATAGTCTATCCT encodes:
- a CDS encoding GTP-binding protein, with product MAKAKFDRKKPHVNVGTIGHVDHGKTTLTAAITKVLAKSGASKEMS
- a CDS encoding glycosyltransferase family 39 protein, which gives rise to MNITRIFSIRVCLPCLLLAALFLYVFYLPRYYVGCFNDDAYYIIGAKSLWLGRYADLSAPAMPVFNKFGIGYPLFLAPFVKLFAPHWNWLKWVSVGLSLASLLVFSRLACLFLTPGAAAVALALLAFNPVFSIYSGAVMTEPLFILLVLNTFLLLERVLNGSAGKGGVLLGLILGWACLTRPVGALLVFSVAVTLFLAKKWRPLILSSGISLGIWGAQSLRNYFLTRTSSAYFSFWRDLLPYLSNFKNLSENAIRVIHTFLVDGLLGIRLPYEPWAVILSLGLACLCLGIAIRGLFRALAPDFPRRHLAFSIGLFCLTYLILHVLWTAITPRFVLPILPFLILFAVRALLGQQEARSQRWRLFLSAGLCLSLFGTYTYRHAWELGAICAGVRPADLTFPVKALEWLKSNTAQDAVILGKSPLIYLETGRKGIFSLPVGDADEFRYRLLRSGVTHVLFQPSQILEVYGAKKNNEGKMWRQTYFWPLRWTAAFRPVFSDKEEQTEIFEVVQSSAFRRAFEHYRMAGVWFSRGFPEKGDEQLKMALRTDPTLACAWNVAGAISLGKKNIKAAEAQLTRAINLRPCFPSALFHMALVKILQGDRKAAGFYFERSKAAGLALEETEWVEYLESRRLSLGIVNGS